Proteins co-encoded in one Flavobacterium sp. M31R6 genomic window:
- a CDS encoding alanine dehydrogenase, with the protein MSISPFTKEQLLPQEEKLEIARHKSQLFIGIPKETSYQERRICLTPDAVNSLTYQGHRVMIEAGAGVSSSYTDKEYSEAGAEITQDTKKVFGCPMLLKVEPPTVAEIEMMNPKTIVLSAIQLKTRKKSYFEALSRKKITALAFEYLKDTDGSYPAVKSLSEIAGTASILIAAELMITNEFGKGLLFGNITGVAPTEVVILGAGTAGEFAARTAIGLGASVKVFDNSITKLRRLQNNLNQRIFTSTIQQKALLKALRRCDVAIGAMRGAERCPVVVSETMVEHMKKGAVIVDISIDTGGCFETSEVTTHEKPTFIKNNVLHYCVPNIPSRYSKTASLSISNIITPYLLQIAEDGGIESAIRCNAGLKNGIYLYHGILTNKAIGDWFDLPDNDINLIVF; encoded by the coding sequence ATGTCTATAAGTCCATTCACAAAAGAACAATTACTGCCTCAGGAAGAAAAACTAGAAATAGCTAGACATAAAAGCCAACTTTTTATAGGAATTCCAAAAGAGACCAGTTATCAAGAAAGACGCATTTGCCTTACACCTGATGCCGTGAATTCCCTTACCTATCAAGGACATAGAGTAATGATTGAAGCTGGAGCTGGTGTAAGTTCCAGTTACACTGACAAAGAATATAGCGAAGCCGGTGCCGAAATTACCCAAGACACAAAAAAAGTTTTTGGTTGCCCAATGCTTTTAAAAGTAGAGCCGCCAACAGTCGCCGAAATCGAAATGATGAATCCAAAAACAATTGTTTTATCTGCGATTCAATTAAAAACCAGAAAAAAATCATACTTCGAAGCTTTATCCCGAAAAAAAATAACAGCACTTGCTTTTGAATACCTAAAAGATACTGATGGCTCCTACCCTGCCGTAAAATCATTGAGCGAGATTGCAGGAACTGCTTCCATACTGATCGCTGCCGAATTAATGATTACCAATGAATTCGGAAAAGGGTTATTATTCGGAAACATTACTGGAGTTGCCCCAACCGAAGTGGTAATACTTGGAGCTGGTACAGCCGGAGAATTTGCCGCCAGAACTGCTATCGGACTTGGAGCGAGCGTTAAAGTTTTTGACAATTCGATAACCAAACTTCGTCGTTTACAAAACAACTTAAATCAACGCATTTTCACATCTACCATTCAGCAAAAAGCATTACTCAAAGCTTTAAGACGCTGTGATGTAGCTATTGGTGCTATGCGAGGTGCAGAACGATGCCCGGTTGTAGTGAGTGAAACCATGGTCGAACACATGAAAAAAGGCGCCGTAATCGTTGATATCAGTATTGACACGGGAGGTTGTTTCGAGACATCCGAAGTTACAACCCACGAAAAACCTACTTTTATAAAGAATAATGTTTTGCACTATTGTGTGCCTAATATTCCTTCCCGTTACTCTAAAACAGCTTCGCTTTCCATAAGCAACATTATCACTCCCTATTTATTGCAAATTGCAGAAGATGGTGGTATCGAAAGCGCTATACGCTGTAATGCAGGCCTAAAAAACGGTATTTATTTGTATCACGGAATACTAACCAACAAAGCCATTGGCGATTGGTTTGATTTACCTGATAACGATATTAATTTAATTGTTTTTTAA